One segment of Rhipicephalus microplus isolate Deutch F79 unplaced genomic scaffold, USDA_Rmic scaffold_48, whole genome shotgun sequence DNA contains the following:
- the LOC142788215 gene encoding uncharacterized protein LOC142788215 produces the protein MASLDRKVPMHELWGENTREKMEDIARHLTVHVRGVYDSTRPHDSPTSPTARRTANPKDSLWKVTRLAINRAVSKISSKTAKGLDGITVGLVKCLGERVWEHLATIYTGIIQADPIPADWLQSRVCLVPKPGGDASFLSDHRPITLTSIMYRVFA, from the coding sequence ATGGCATCGCTCGACCGCAAAGTGCCCATGCATGAACTTTGGGGCGAGAACACAAGAGAAAAAATGGAGGATATTGCGCGTCATCTCACCGTCCACGTTCGAGGGGTATACGATAGCACTCGACCCCATGACTCGCCCACTTCTCCCACAGCACGCAGGACCGCCAATCCCAAAGACAGCCTATGGAAAGTGACACGACTGGCCATCAATCGCGCTGTTTCCAAAATTAGCTCCAAGACAGCAAAGGGCTTGGATGGCATTACGGTAGGGCTCGTGAAGTGCCTTGGCGAACGAGTCTGGGAACACCTAGCGACGATCTACACAGGCATCATTCAAGCGGACCCGATACCGGCAGACTGGCTACAAAGTCGTGTGTGTCTGGTGCCGAAACCAGGAGGAGATGCCAGCTTCCTCAGCGACCACAGACCCATCACATTAACCAGCATTATGTACAGGGTATTTGCCTAG
- the LOC142788214 gene encoding uncharacterized protein LOC142788214, translated as MKGWVEANGLLPELQNGFRERRRLGDNLFVLTQFIEIARKESRSLVACFLDVAKAYDSIPHDLLLSHIQNIDMPSTWVDLLQRLYNNSIVIATFGQTSTDPVSVRRGLKQGCLISPLLYCGARTGPH; from the coding sequence ATGAAGGGATGGGTAGAGGCGAATGGGCTCCTCCCTGAGCTACAAAACGGCTTCAGGGAACGACGCCGCCTGGGCGACAACCTGTTTGTCCTCACACAGTTCATTGAGATTGCAAGAAAGGAGTCTCGGAGTCTGGTGGCCTGCTTTTTGGATGTGGCGAAAGCGTACGATAGCATTCCACACGATCTACTGCTCAGCCACATACAGAATATCGACATGCCGTCAACGTGGGTCGACCTCCTCCAGCGTCTCTACAACAACAGCATAGTGATTGCGACTTTTGGTCAGACCAGTACGGATCCAGTGTCGGTTCGCCGAGGTCTGAAACAAGGGTGTCTGATCTCCCCGCTACTGTACTGCGGGGCTAGAACAGGGCCTCATTGA